A window of the Budorcas taxicolor isolate Tak-1 chromosome 8, Takin1.1, whole genome shotgun sequence genome harbors these coding sequences:
- the PUM3 gene encoding pumilio homolog 3, whose product MMEVKGKKKLTGKGTKTSQEKSKFHKNNDSGSSKTFPKKVVKEGGPKITSKNFEKTATKPGKKGVKQFKNKQQGDRIPKNKFQQANKFNQKRKFQPDSKSDESAAKKPKWDEFKKKKKELKQSRQLSDKTNYDIVIRAKQIWEILRRKDCDKEKRVKLMSDLQKLIQGKIKTIAFAHDSTRVIQCYIQFGNEEQRKQAFEELRGDLVELSKAKYSRNIVKKFLMYGSKAQIAEIMQSFKGHVRKLLRHAEASAIVEYAYNDKAVLEQRNMLTEELYGNTFQLYKSADHPTLDKVLEVQPEKLELIMEEMKQILTPMAQKEAVIKHSLVHKVFLDFFTYAPPKLRSEMIEAIREAVVYLAHTHDGARVAMHCLWHGTPKDRKVIVKTMKTYVEKVANGQYSHLVLLAAFDCIDDTKLVKQIIISEIINSLPNIVNDKYGRKVLLYLLSPRDPAHTVREIIEVLQKGDGNAHSKKDTEIRRRELLESISPALLSYLQGHAQEVVLDKSACVLVADILGTATGDVQPAMDAVASLAAAELYPGGKDGELHIAEHPAGHLVLKWLIEQDKKMKERGREGCFAKTLIERVGVKNLKSWASVNRGAIILSSLLQSSDQEVANKVKAGLKSLIPALEKSKNTSKGIEMLLEKLTA is encoded by the exons ATGATGgaagtcaaagggaaaaaaaaattaacaggtaAAGGTacaaagacatcacaagaaaaaagcaaatttcataaAAACAATG ATTCAGGTTCTTCAAAGACATTCCCCAAAAAAGTTGTTAAGGAAGGTGGCCCTAAAATCACATCTAAGAACTTTGAGAAAACGGCCACAAAACCTGGGAAAAAAGGTGTGAAGCAGTTCAAGAATAAGCAGCAAGGGGATAGAATACCAAAGAACAAATTCCAGCAGGCAAATAAATTCAACCAGAAGAGGAAATTCCAGCCAGACAGTAAAAGTGATG AGTCAGCAGCCAAGAAACCCAAATGGGATGaattcaaaaaaaagaagaaagaactaaAGCAGAGCAGGCAACTCAGTGATAAAACCAACTATGACATCGTCATTCGGGCAAAGCAGATCTGGGAGATCTTAAGAAG AAAAGATTGTGACAAAGAGAAACGAGTGAAGTTAATGAGTGATTTGCAGAAGTTGATTCAAGGGAAGATTAAAACT ATTGCTTTTGCGCACGATTCAACTCGTGTGATCCAGTGTTACATTCAGTTCGGCAATGAAGAGCAAAGGAAACAGGCTTTTGAAGAACTGCGAG gTGATTTGGTTGAGTTAAGTAAAGCTAAATATTCCAGAAATATTGTTAAGAAGTTTCTCATGTATGG GAGTAAAGCCCAGATCGCAGAGATAATGCAAAGCTTTAAAGGCCACGTGAGGAAGCTCCTGCGGCACGCAGAAGCGTCTGCCATTGTGGAGTACGCCTACAATGACAAAGCCGTCCTGGAGCAGAGGAACATGCTGACGGAAGAACTCTATGGGAACACGTTCCAGCTTTACAAG TCAGCAGATCACCCAACTCTGGACAAAGTATTAGAGGTACAGCCAGAAAAATTAGAGCTTATCATGGAGGAAATGAAACAGATTCTAACTCCAATGGCCCAAAA agaaGCTGTGATTAAGCACTCACTGGTACATAAAGTATTTTTGGACTTTTTCACCTATGCACCCCCAAAGCTAAGATCA GAAATGATTGAAGCCATCCGAGAAGCAGTGGTGTACCTGGCACACACGCACGATGGCGCCAGAGTGGCCATGCACTGCCTCTGGCATGGCACGCCCAAG gacaGAAAAGTGATTGTGAAAACAATGAAGACTTATGTTGAAAAGGTGGCTAAT GGCCAATATTCCCACTTGGTTTTACTGGCGGCCTTTGATTGTATTGATGATACGAAACTTGTGAAACAGATAATCATATCT GAAATTATCAATTCCTTGCCAAACATAGTAAATGACAAATATGGAAGGAAGGTCCTATTGTATTTGCTAAGCCCCAGAGATCCTGCCCACACGGTACGAGAGATCATTGAAGTTCTGCAGAAGGGAGACGGTAATGCACACAG TAAGAAAGACACAGAGATCCGCCGACGAGAGCTCTTAGAGTCCATTTCTCCAGCTTTGTTAAGCTACCTGCAGGGACACGCCCAGGAGGTGGTCCTGGATAAGTCTGCGTGCGTACTGGTGGCTGACATCCTGGGCACCGCCACGGGAGATGTGCAGCCCGCCATGGACGCTGTCGCCAGCCTGGCAGCAGCAGAGCTATATCCCGGCGGCAAGGACGGAGAG CTTCACATAGCAGAACATCCTGCTGGACATTTGGTTCTGAAGTGGTTAATCGAGCAAGATAAAAAGATGAAAGAACGTGGAAGAGAAG GTTGTTTTGCAAAAACACTCATAGAACGTGTTGGTGTGAAGAACCTGAAGTCCTGGGCTAGTGTCAATCGAGGAGCCATTATTCTCTCTAG